In Acipenser ruthenus chromosome 15, fAciRut3.2 maternal haplotype, whole genome shotgun sequence, a genomic segment contains:
- the LOC117413012 gene encoding nidogen-2-like, whose amino-acid sequence MWDKATVFLLKLSWTFCLVSAIARRDLFPYGPHSGDSALPEGDDETSEVLTLKRPLYFYETKFSELYVGTNGIISPQDFPRETQYVDDGFPTDFPVIAPFLADLDTSNGKGAIYYREDDSTEVLIRAAEEVKRGFPESTFSPTAAFIATWDSVGPYEELTRNSVPSNRVNTFQVVLAYDDTDTFALFLYPHKELQFYGTRPKESYNVQLELPARVGFSRGELSFLSQRKEGPFYSVTSSEQTVKNLHQVGNTGVPGLWLYRIGSSFPLDNVVAAEAGGAQPGGDSVVTLDSTLNNPGWPSQPEPDYPEQDYSEEIYEDEDGQEEEEEYPTPSYPEPPESSNHYPASEDPSEQLPGPVPVATQPPSETDTTQLPEHHLKHEPSYPQASYPDPSYPQASYPDPSYPEPSYPQASYPDPSYPQASYPEPSYPEPSYPDPSYPDPSYPQASYPEPSYPEPSYPEPSYPDPSYPQASYPEPSYPNPSYPQASYPEPSYPEPSYPKPAYPQASYPEPSNPQPREADVQAVYPEGGVIPLPESSPPHTQGRSVVSVDEDVDVDAGVFVYNTESRETCAQFEGQCSRHAYCSDYLSGFCCHCQSGYYGNGRHCLPDGVPHRVNGKVSGRVLVGATPVDLGSVDLHAYVVVSDGRAYTAVSHVPEPAGWALMPLSPIGGLFGWLFALELTGHENGFSVMGAEFARYADITFYPGNERLSIIQKAQGLDSQNYLTVSTEIQGQVPFVSPGATVQMEPYKELYQYLPSVVKSSSLREYTVLSVGSGSQTFSYQLSQNVTYQDCRHRHRSLPDTQQLSVERVFMLYNKEEQVLRYALTNQIGPVREDPEPVVVSPCYEGTHECDMTAQCIPGEGTQYQCRCATGYRGDGRNCYDMDECAEGLSSCGSHSLCVNLQGSHRCECQSGYHFTVDGRTCIDIDECASPRCDPHATCFNTPGSFHCRCVPGYKGDGLQCLASPEPTQPPRTACEQHRHSLQGELSPRGPRPAVGAYVPQCDEEGNYQPLQCHGSTGHCWCVDSRGQERPGTRTPPGTPPTRCDLPEPTQPPRTACEQHRHSLQGELSPRGPRPAVGAYVPQCDEEGNYQPLQCHGSTGHCWCVDSRGQERPRTRTPPGTPPTRCDLPEPTQPPRTACEQHRHSLQGELSPRGPRPAVGAYVPQCDEEGNYQPLQCHGSTGHCWCVDSRGQERPGTRTPPGTPPTRCDLPAPTQRPESVCERWRASLLDHYGGRPAPHHFIPQCDDLGLFNPLQCYGDNSYCWCVDQDGRELEGTRSQHGVTPACIPTVAPPTLRPTPRPDVTPPPAGVVLLYAQGQQIGSLPLNGTRLSMDKAAVLLALHGSIVVGIDYDCRERTVYWTDVAARTISRASLEPGAEPENVVNSGLLSPEGLAVDYLRRSMFWVDSGLDKIEAARLDGTERHVLFDTDLVNPRAIAVDPRGGNLYWTDWNREGPKIETSTVDGANRRVLVKDDIGLPNALTFDPLRKQLCWADAGTKRLECAQPDGTGRHVIHSNLNYPFSLVSYSNHFYYTDWRRDGVMALSRDTSQFTDEYLPDQRSHLYGITVAYPRCASGRK is encoded by the exons GTGGGCACCAACGGGATCATCTCGCCGCAGGATTTCCCTCGGGAGACGCAGTACGTGGATGACGGTTTCCCAACAGATTTCCCAGTCATCGCCCCCTTCCTGGCCGATCTGGACACGAGCAACGGGAAGGGAGCGATCTACTACCGGGAGGACGACTCCACGGAGGTGCTGATCCGGGCGGCCGAGGAAGTAAAGAGAGGCTTCCCCGAGAGCACCTTCAGCCCCACCGCCGCCTTCATAGCGACCTGGGACAGCGTGGGGCCGTACGAGGAGCTGACGCGGAACTCGGTGCCTTCCAACAGG GTGAACACGTTCCAGGTGGTGCTGGCCTATGACGACACAGACACCTTCGCCCTGTTCCTGTACCCGCACAAGGAGCTGCAGTTCTACGGCACGCGCCCCAAGGAGTCCTACAACGTGCAGCTGGAGCTGCCGGCGCGCGTGGGGTTCAGCCGGGGAGAGCTGAGCTTCCTGTCCCAGCGGAAAGAGGGGCCCTTCTACAGCGTGACCAGCAGCGAGCAGACCGTCAAGAACCTGCACCA GGTCGGGAACACCGGAGTGCCTGGGCTGTGGCTCTACCGCATCGGGAGCAGCTTCCCCCTGGATAACGTGGTTGCTGCGGAGGCCGGGGGTGCTCAGCCCGGTGGGGACTCTGTGGTGACTCTGGACAGTACCCTGAACAACCCGGGGTGGCCCAGCCAGCCCGAGCCTGACTACCCTGAACAGGACTACTCTGAGGAGATCTACGAGGATGAGGAcgggcaggaggaggaggaggagtatcCCACGCCTTCATATCCAGAGCCCCCGGAGTCCAGTAACCACTACCCCGCCAGTGAAGACCCTTCGGAACAGCTCCCAGGCCCCGTCCCTGTGGCCACCCAGCCCCCCTCTGAAACTGACACTACCCAGCTGCCTGAACACCACCTTAAACATGAGCCCTCTTACCCCCAGGCTTCCTACCCTGATCCCTCTTACCCCCAGGCTTCCTACCCTGATCCCTCTTACCCCGAGCCCTCTTACCCCCAGGCTTCCTACCCTGATCCCTCTTACCCCCAGGCTTCCTACCCCGAACCCTCTTACCCCGAGCCCTCTTACCCCGATCCCTCTTATCCCGATCCCTCTTATCCCCAGGCTTCCTACCCTGAGCCCTCTTACCCTGAGCCCTCTTACCCAGAGCCCTCTTACCCCGATCCCTCTTATCCCCAGGCTTCTTACCCCGAGCCCTCTTACCCCAATCCCTCTTACCCCCAGGCTTCTTACCCTGAGCCCTCTTACCCTGAGCCCTCTTACCCCAAGCCCGCTTACCCCCAGGCTTCTTACCCCGAGCCCTCCAACCCCCAGCCCCGGGAGGCAGACGTGCAGGCAGTGTACCCAGAGGGGGGTGTCATCCCCTTGCCAGAGAGcagccccccccacacacagggCAGGAGCGTGGTCAGCGTGGATGAAGACGTGGACGTGGACGCTGGAG tgtttgtgtacaACACAGAAAGCAGGGAGACCTGCGCTCAGTTTGAGGGGCAGTGCTCGCGACACGCCTACTGTTCCGATTACTTGTCGGGATTCTGCTGCCATTGCCAGTCGGGTTACTATGGAAACGGGAGGCACTGCCTGCCAGACG GAGTGCCCCATCGCGTGAACGGGAAGGTGAGCGGGCGTGTCTTGGTGGGTGCCACGCCCGTGGACCTTGGCAGCGTGGACCTGCATGCCTACGTGGTGGTGAGCGACGGGAGAGCCTACACGGCCGTCAGCCACGTCCCCGAGCCTGCCGGCTGGGCGCTGATGCCCCTTTCCCCCATCGGAGGCCTCTTTGGCTGGCTCTTCGCCCTGGAGCTGACCGGCCACGAGAACGGATTCAGTGTCATGG GTGCTGAGTTTGCCCGCTATGCCGATATCACGTTCTACCCTGGGAACGAGAGGCTCAGTATCATCCAGAAAGCCCAGGGCCTGGACTCTCAGAACTACCTGACTGTGAGCACTGAGATCCAGGGGCAGGTGCCCTTCGTGTCCCCCGGCGCCACTGTGCAGATGGAGCCCTACAAGGAGCTGTACCAGTACCTGCCCTCAG TGGTGAAGTCGTCCTCACTCAGAGAGTACACCGTGCTGTCTGTGGGAAGTGGCTCCCAGACCTTCTCCTACCAGCTGAGCCAGAACGTGACGTACCAAGACTGCCGCCACCGCCACAGGAGCCTGCCGGACACGCAGCAGCTGAGCGTGGAGCGTGTCTTCATGCTGTACAACAAGGAGGAGCAGGTGCTGAGATACGCACTCACCAACCAGATCGGCCCTGTCAGAG AGGACCCCGAGCCCGTGGTTGTGAGCCCCTGTTACGAGGGGACCCACGAGTGCGACATGACTGCCCAGTGCATCCCGGGTGAGGGAACCCAGTACCAGTGCCGGTGTGCCACCGGGTACAGAGGAGACGGGCGCAACTGCTATG ATATGGACGAGTGTGCGGAGGGCCTGAGCAGCTGTGGGAGTCACTCCCTGTGTGTGAATCTGCAGGGCAGTCACCGCTGTGAGTGCCAGAGCGGGTATCACTTCACTGTGGACGGGCGAACCTGCATCG ACATCGACGAGTGCGCCAGTCCCAGGTGTGACCCCCACGCCACGTGCTTCAACACGCCAGGCTCCTTCCACTGCCGCTGTGTTCCGGGCTACAAGGGGGATGGGCTCCAGTGCCTGGCGAGCCCTG aGCCCACGCAGCCCCCCAGGACGGCCTgcgagcagcacagacacagcctgcagggggagctgAGCCCCCGGGGGCCCCGCCCTGCCGTGGGGGCCTACGTACCACAGTGTGATGAGGAGGGCAACTACCAGCCGCTGCAGTGCCACGGCTCCACAGGACACTGCTGGTGTGTGGACAGCAGGGGGCAGGAGAGGCCCGGGACCAGGACCCCCCCCGGCACCCCCCCGACCCGCTGTGACCTGCCAG aGCCCACGCAGCCCCCCAGGACGGCCTgcgagcagcacagacacagcctgcagggggagctgAGCCCCCGGGGGCCCCGCCCTGCCGTGGGGGCCTACGTACCGCAGTGCGATGAGGAGGGCAACTACCAGCCGCTGCAGTGCCACGGCTCCACAGGACACTGCTGGTGTGTGGACAGCAGGGGGCAGGAGAGGCCCAGGACCAGGACCCCCCCCGGCACCCCCCCGACCCGCTGTGACCTGCCAG aGCCCACGCAGCCCCCCAGGACGGCCTgcgagcagcacagacacagcctgcagggggagctgAGCCCCCGGGGGCCCCGCCCTGCCGTGGGGGCCTACGTACCGCAGTGCGATGAGGAGGGCAACTACCAGCCGCTGCAGTGCCACGGCTCCACAGGACACTGCTGGTGTGTGGACAGCAGGGGGCAGGAGAGGCCCGGGACCAGGACCCCCCCCGGCACCCCCCCGACCCGCTGTGACCTGCCAG CCCCGACACAGCGCCCCGAGAGCGTGTGCGAGCGCTGGAGAGCCAGTCTGCTGGATCACTACGGGGGCAGGCCCGCCCCCCACCACTTCATCCCACAGTGTGACGACCTGGGGCTCTTCAACCCCCTGCAGTGCTACGGGGACAACAGCTACTGCTGGTGTGTGGACCAGGACGGCAGGGAGCTGGAGGGGACCCGCTCCCAGCACGGAGTCACCCCGGCAT GCATCCCGACCGTGGCTCCTCCCACTCTGCGGCCGACCCCGCGCCCCGATGTGACCCCGCCCCCCGCCGGCGTGGTGCTGCTCTACGCTCAGGGACAGCAGATCGGCTCCCTGCCTCTGAACGGGACCCGGCTCAGCATGGACAAGGCAGCCGTCCTGCTGGCTCTGCAT GGCTCCATCGTGGTTGGGATTGACTATGACTGCAGAGAGAGGACGGTGTACTGGACAGACGTGGCGGCTCGAACCATCAGCAGAGCCAGCCTGGAGCCCGGGGCTGAACCGGAGAACGTCGTCAACTCCG GCCTCCTGAGCCCTGAGGGCCTGGCCGTTGACTACCTGCGGAGGAGCATGTTCTGGGTGGACAGCGGACTGGACAAGATAGAAGCAGCCAGGCTGGATGGCACAGAGCGCCACGTCCTGTTCGACACGGACCTGGTCAACCCCAGAGCTATAGCGGTGGACCCTCGGGGCGG TAACCTCTACTGGACAGACTGGAACCGCGAGGGCCCCAAAATCGAGACCTCCACGGTGGACGGAGCCAACAGGAGGGTGCTGGTCAAGGATGACATCGGGCTGCCCAATGCACTGACCTTCGACCCCCTCAGGAAGCAGCTCTGCTGGGCTGACGCTG GCACCAAGCGACTGGAGTGTGCGCAGCCAGATGGCACAGGAAGACATGTGATACACAGCAACCTGAATTACCCCTTCAGTCTGGTCAGCTACTCCAACCACTTCTACTACACGGACTGGAGAAG GGACGGGGTGATGGCACTGAGCAGAGACACCAGCCAGTTCACGGACGAGTACCTCCCTGATCAGAGATCCCACCTGTACGGGATCACAGTGGCCTACCCTCGCTGCGCTTCAG GGAGGAAGTAA